The Planctomycetaceae bacterium genomic interval CTCAGTCGGGGCTAACTATATTGAAGCAAACGAGGCTTTGAGCAAGAAAGACTTTGCGATGAGAGCCAAGATTTGTCGCAAGGAGGCAAAGGAGAGCCGGTACTGGCTGGACATAATCGATACAGGCAAAGACGGTGCGTTGGAGACCGACCGGAAACGATGGCGGCAAGAAGCCGATGAACTCACCAAAATCTTTGGCGCCATCGTCGAGAAGACTAAGCCATCGTAAGGCCGCTGCGGGCGAATTTTGAGCTTTTGAATTTGTCGTTTGGGTTTTATTTAGGATTTAGAGTTTAGGATTTAGGATTTGAGGTTCCACAATGGCAAACAAGTATGACGTAGTCGTGATCGGTTCCGGTCCCGGCGGGTATGTTGCGGCACTCAAGGCCGGCGCGATGGGCGCTTCCACCGCAATTATTGAAGAGGCGCCGAATCTTGGCGGGACATGCCTGAACTTCGGGTGCATTCCGTCCAAGGCGCTGCTGGCGTCGGCTGAGCTGCTGCATCACATTGAGCACGCCGGCGAGTTAGGCGTGAACGTTTCGGGGCCGATCAGCTTCGACTGGTCGAAGATCCAGGCACGCAAGGACAAGATCCTCAAGGGCCTGCGCGGCGGCATCGAAACGCTCTTCGCCTCGCGCGGGGTCCAGATCGTCAAGGGCCACGGCTCGCTGGCCGGTAAAGGACAAGTGCTGGTTACCGACGGCGGCAGCAAGACCACGCTGGCGGCGGGCAACGTGATTCTGGCTGTCGGATCAGCGCCACGGCGGATCCCGGGTTGGCCGACGGATCCCGAGCTGGTCTGCACCAGCGACGAGGCCCTGCACTGGACGACGTTGCCCAAGCGGCTGCTGATCGTCGGTGGCGGCGTCATCGGCTGCGAGTTCGCCTGCATGATGCGCGAGTACGGCGTGGCCGTGACGGTCGTCGAGATGATGCCTAACCTGCTGCCGGAGATGGACGCGCAGCTCGGCCGGGCGATCGAAAAGATCTTCACCCGCCGCGGCATCGCGTGCATCACGGGCGTCAAGGTCGAGAACCTAACGGGCACCGCGGGCAATCTTACCGCGACGATCACCGGCGGCCTGAGCGTGCAGGTGGACAAGGTGCTGGTCGCGACGGGTCGGCGGCCCAAGACCGAGAACCTCGGCCTCGAGAGCGTGGGCATCGAGACCGACCGCGGATTCATCCGCGTGGACGACCGCATGGCCACGTCGGCCAAGGGCGTGTACTGCATCGGCGACGCCAACGGGCGTTGCCTGCTGGCGCACGCGGCCAGCGCGCACGGCGTGGTGGCGGTTGAAAATGCGCTGGGACACAAGAGTACGATCACGCCGGCGATTCCCTGGGCGGTGTACACGTTCCCGGAGATTGCGGGCGTGGGGATGACAGCCAGGCAGGCGCGGCGCGACGGCGTGCCGGTCTCGGTCGGGCTGTTCCCGCTCAACGTGCTGGGCAAGGCCCAGGCCGTCAACGACACCGAGGGCTTTGTCAAAGTCATCCGCGGTCGCGACGACGGCAAGCTGCTGGGCGTTCACGCCCTGGGGCACAACGTGACGGAAGTGATCGGGGCGGCCGGCGCCATGATCGGCACCGGCGCCAGTGTCAAGGATCTCGCCGAGACGGTCTTCGCTCACCCGAGCATCAGCGAGAGCTTGCGGGAATCGGCGGAAGATGCGTTGGGCATGGCGCTGCACCTGCCGGCGCGAAAAATGGTTCAGATT includes:
- the lpdA gene encoding dihydrolipoyl dehydrogenase, with translation MANKYDVVVIGSGPGGYVAALKAGAMGASTAIIEEAPNLGGTCLNFGCIPSKALLASAELLHHIEHAGELGVNVSGPISFDWSKIQARKDKILKGLRGGIETLFASRGVQIVKGHGSLAGKGQVLVTDGGSKTTLAAGNVILAVGSAPRRIPGWPTDPELVCTSDEALHWTTLPKRLLIVGGGVIGCEFACMMREYGVAVTVVEMMPNLLPEMDAQLGRAIEKIFTRRGIACITGVKVENLTGTAGNLTATITGGLSVQVDKVLVATGRRPKTENLGLESVGIETDRGFIRVDDRMATSAKGVYCIGDANGRCLLAHAASAHGVVAVENALGHKSTITPAIPWAVYTFPEIAGVGMTARQARRDGVPVSVGLFPLNVLGKAQAVNDTEGFVKVIRGRDDGKLLGVHALGHNVTEVIGAAGAMIGTGASVKDLAETVFAHPSISESLRESAEDALGMALHLPARKMVQIVAE
- a CDS encoding four helix bundle protein — translated: MSEIQPRRQYDLEARTLAFARGVRQFVARLCKTQANIEDGGQLIRSSGSVGANYIEANEALSKKDFAMRAKICRKEAKESRYWLDIIDTGKDGALETDRKRWRQEADELTKIFGAIVEKTKPS